The Microvirga lotononidis region CCTCGATTGTTTCCTCGGCCCAGGCGATCAGGCGCGGGTAGCGCGCCTCCCACTTGGCGATCCAGGCGGAGAGATCCCGCCGCGCCTCCTCGACCGAACGCCGGTCGTAGAGCCAGCGCAGCTCCTGCAGGCAGTCGTCATCGGCCTTGCGCGGCAGGTGATCGAGCGCGTTGCGGAGGAAGTGCACATAGCAGCGCTGGTAGGCGGCCTCACTCAGCACTTCGCGGATCGCCGCTCTCAGCCCGGCATGATCATCGGCCACCACCAGCTCGACCCCGGACAGCCCGCGCTCGCGCAGGCCCAGCAGAAACGTGCGCCAGGAGGACTGGCTTTCCCGGTTGGCCATCTCGACGCCCAGGATCTGGCGCCGGCCATCCCAGTCGATGCCCACCGCAATCAGCACCGCCTGCGAGCGGACGATGCCGCCCTCGCGCACCTTCTCGTAACGGGCATCCAGGATCAGGTATGGGAACGGCTCCTCGAGCCGGCGGGAGGCGAACTGGGCCAGGCTGTCGTCGAGCCGCTTGTTGATCGAGGAGATGGCGGAAGCCGAGAAGCTGTGGCCGCACAGCTCCTCGGTGATGGCCTTGACCTTGCGGGTAGAGACCCCCTGCACGTACATCTCGGCCAGGGTGGCGACCAGCGCCTGCTCGGAGCGCTGATAGCGCTCGAACAGCTCGGTCGAGAAGCGCCCGTCCCGGTCCTGCGGCACCCGCAGCTCGAGTTTGCCCACGCGGGTCACCAGGGTGCGGGTGTAATAGCCCGAGCGGTAGCCGAGGCGGGAGGCGGTGCGCTCGCCCTTCTCGGCCTGGAGCGCATCGGTCATCTCGGCTTCGAGCATCTCCTGCATGACGGCCCGCACGATCTCGCGCAGCCCGTCCGGGTTCTGGCTCAGAAGGTCCTTGATGGCGGCCGCGGCAGGTTTATCCTTGGAGTTGGTCATGGTGGGGCTCCTCTCGGAGGGTGACGTTGAACATCACCATCCTGCCATGA contains the following coding sequences:
- a CDS encoding IS256 family transposase gives rise to the protein MTNSKDKPAAAAIKDLLSQNPDGLREIVRAVMQEMLEAEMTDALQAEKGERTASRLGYRSGYYTRTLVTRVGKLELRVPQDRDGRFSTELFERYQRSEQALVATLAEMYVQGVSTRKVKAITEELCGHSFSASAISSINKRLDDSLAQFASRRLEEPFPYLILDARYEKVREGGIVRSQAVLIAVGIDWDGRRQILGVEMANRESQSSWRTFLLGLRERGLSGVELVVADDHAGLRAAIREVLSEAAYQRCYVHFLRNALDHLPRKADDDCLQELRWLYDRRSVEEARRDLSAWIAKWEARYPRLIAWAEETIEETFTFYRLPRQHHKHLKSTNMLERLNEEIRRRTYVVRIFPNAASCCRLVRALAVEMHENWLEAHRYLNMDDLKEHKKDQLRQAA